A stretch of Castanea sativa cultivar Marrone di Chiusa Pesio chromosome 2, ASM4071231v1 DNA encodes these proteins:
- the LOC142625988 gene encoding transcription factor bHLH92: MMDLFFPLELQCDNDIFWYEANQAFEASQPQVNQSAFVPYRDTPRKEFGAENSGNMKNCVNVKKRMVEFLRRSWHPRNEIQEYEKERGFRHMMNERMRRERQKQNYMTLHSMLPFGTKSDKNSIIQTAATKIQVLQKCREELQRRNLEAEKNLVAVEGERVGGAKIKLKVANPTSGVDSMVEVLKCLKHLGLKTRTIRSNFTAQEFSAELEIETEIEAAKVEKAIQRALYEVERKLLCKFVEGGI, translated from the exons atgatggATTTGTTTTTCCCACTGGAATTGCAGTGTGACAATGACATCTTCTGGTATGAGGCTAACCAGGCTTTTGAGGCTTCCCAGCCCCAGGTGAATCAAAGCGCTTTTGTGCCTTACAGAGACACACCCAGAAAAGAATTTGGGGCAGAGAATTCAGGTaacatgaaaaattgtgtaaatgTGAAGAAGAGAATGGTGGAGTTCTTGAGGAGGAGTTGGCATCCGAGGAATGAAATCCAAGAATACGAGAAAGAGAGGGGTTTTCGGCACATGATGAACGAGCGGATGAGGAGAGAGAGGCAGAAGCAAAATTACATGACCCTGCATTCCATGTTGCCCTTTGGAACCAag AGTGATAAGAATTCCATTATTCAAACGGCAGCGACAAAAATTCAAGTACTGCAGAAGTGTAGGGAAGAATTACAAAGGCGAAACTTAGAGGCTGAGAAAAATTTGGTTGCGGTGGAAGGAGAAAGAGTAGGAGGAGCTAAGATTAAACTAAAGGTGGCTAATCCAACATCTGGGGTTGATTCCATGGTGGAAGTTCTTAAATGCTTGAAACACTTGGGACTGAAGACTAGAACCATCCGATCAAATTTCACTGCTCAGGAGTTCTCAGCTGAATTGGAGATTGAAACAgag ATCGAAGCTGCCAAAGTGGAAAAAGCTATACAAAGAGCACTATATGAAGTTGAGAGGAAACTTCTTTGCAAGTTCGTCGAAGGTGGAATCTAA
- the LOC142624955 gene encoding uncharacterized protein LOC142624955, translating to METWTVQTDGSATKKEGRVGVVLISLEKETLKYAVRLQFPPANNEAKYEAFLTRLNLAKALGAKNLFVQADSQLIIGQVKGDYEAKEERMQKYLKIVQRLSQHFDSLDFVQIPRTKNAEADFLARLASSNDYDATFELCIVIRGQPSTEGEEVLKIKEQDERMTPIVCYLKEGWLSEDKMEARKIQIRAARFVIIDDVLYERGYSLHI from the coding sequence ATGGAAACATGGACGGTCCAGACAGATGGGTCTGCCacaaagaaagaaggaagagtAGGAGTAGTGCTCATATCtctagaaaaagaaacattgaaGTATGCAGTTAGATTGCAGTTCCCACCAGCGAATAATGAGGCAAAATACGAAGCATTTCTAACAAGGCTAAATCTAGCAAAGGCTCTAGGAGCAAAGAACCTTTTCGTCCAAGCTGATTCTCAGCTAATAATTGGACAAGTGAAAGGAGATTATGAAGCTAAAGAAGAAAGGATGCAGAAGTACTTGAAGATTGTCCAACGACTCTCACAACATTTTGATAGCCTAGATTTTGTGCAAATCCCAAGAACCAAAAACGCAGAAGCTGACTTCCTAGCGAGATTGGCCTCGTCAAACGATTATGATGCAACATTCGAACTATGTATAGTGATAAGGGGGCAGCCAAGCACAGAAGGTGAGGAAGTTCTAAAGATAAAAGAACAAGACGAGCGGATGACTCCCATTGTCTGTTACTTGAAAGAAGGATGGCTCTCTGAAGATAAGATGGAAGCAAGGAAGATACAGATTAGAGCAGCTCGCTTCGTCATTATTGATGACGTGCTATACGAACGAGGATACTCACTCCATATATAA